In Benincasa hispida cultivar B227 chromosome 8, ASM972705v1, whole genome shotgun sequence, the sequence ttaaaaacttaattttattttaaatacaaatatattataactaatttattatataactataacttaattttattttaaataaaattatataataattaatttattatataacaatattttagatcaaaatataacacataacctatagtttatattatatgaaataaaatataacctataatttgtatttctctcaataatgacatttaatataaatcaaatttatatttaatgcaattatataaatccaattcatataattaatatttgaattatattcaaatatttaattcctctcataataacctttatattataatgcattatatacattatattaattacattacatataattgatttaaattaattatatcatatataattaatctctcaattaatttgaataattcaaattaatccaagattaattctcaataatcccagttgagctacagagaagaccttatagacctgtagattgaagttccaataatatttgaataattaattaaactcctctagttaaattactcaacatccatttattgtcagtcactccactaaaaatcgatagttgcactcttcacactacggatatatttttgtgtccatttgatataaccaatcaagagTGCAATGACCTtccacaaattgctcataagtgcAGTTAAGAAAGcaatgcccctgtagttatatcaatctccttaagtactacttatctctctaatgaacaacaagtcatagtccaactatgacttcCAACTATGACttaacccctctcaggccaaaagAAAGTGTATGACGCCAGATTGTTCAatccttggaatcagcccttaaatgagtaatttatctacttatccaaacgttagggaaggagtgaatttcgtcttgtgtatttatgttctcaactctctaatcaaatgaatccccaaaatgatagacttattgagtcaccaatctggccactctcacctatataaatcaaaggaccacattcatagacaggagttcacaactcacttaggattcaggtcatatgaCCTATAGTCAttctgatgaaatgtaagtctctattatgaacggcgttatataatgagactagtcatttcgtagtccattcttatacaaactcttttatagaatacccccattcacatgtctccacatgaatgatcaagataagatcatttgtagcactttacaacaaatataacatctacaaagcaggtcatattcatagtgtcatcaggataaggtactcagcctttTTCATCTACTTCGCaccatttgggttatcacttaaacatgatctatctatatgtctctacatacatgtttaagctaaaGATGCTAACTTTGGAGTTAcattattggtttgtgggttaatgatactaaatattgaataaaacatctcatattttattagataaataaaatgtttgtatattacaattacaaaataCATCTACCCACaaaatttaggacatcaacatcaacaataTCAacatctatctgtgatagacattgataactATCTAAAAGCAACGAAACTCAAATCTAGTATTCAACTTCAGGAGTAGATCTATTTTAACACCAAAACTTAATGGTTGTTATCTCACGATCTTTAACTTTATCTGAAGATAACTTTGAAATGATATCTTGGACATCTCTAGAAGTGACCATGGCATCCGTGCTCCAATGACTATGCTATGATGTCAGTCATGGATGGGAGAGCTCAAACTGGATGTTAAAGACATTACAATGGCGGGAAAAAGTGGAAAGGTCTGGCAGTGAAAAAGGGTTGTGACTTGGGATGGGGTGCGAGGCTAGAAACTTATTACGTTTCGGCTACACGAAGACTATGGGTGCTGAGTCCGCTGACTATAAAAATCGCGgtttccaaatttttttccattttattttttaaaataaaacgaAAAAGAATTATATAGAGGAGGAGAAATccccttaattaaattaatctaattaaatttaatttaatgaataaGAAAGTGAGTAGCtatcaaatttaattagtttaattgattaaatttaaaaaataaatgggaGTTATCCTACTTTTTGAGATAACAcaaaaagagattttttttttttttttttctatatgcGATTGGATTCGCAACTTCTTGTAGAGAAAAACTCTTCCTTATCTCCTTTCCTCCGTCTCAATAAATTTTACAGGGATTGAGTTCTCAGTAAAAATATCTCACAAATTTCAATTCCCTACTTTCTTTCAAAGTCGGTTTGCACAAACTGATCCTTGTCAGGAGAATAGTGGGAAACCCGATGGTGGCGTCACATTCACGTTCTAGAGGAGATCATGATGTTATACGTTGAGGATAAAGAATAAATATGGGAATTCTTGAAaagtgtcttcaaaggtaagttgttttttcttttgtaaaattaacttttaattcATATTTAATCTTTACTGCATTGTGAATGCATATTatgttttccattttgtgttgaaaattttaaaacaaaattaaaagtaaagtgGTCATAGCTTTCACGGtgagattcaatcccttcaattcTATATTAATAGATGTATATCTATTCAATTTTAGACAACTATTTAGAACATAGCAAAAATGGTGTATGCTTACCATATATATAAGCAACCATATCAGTAACGAAGGTCATAAAGATGGTGAAATTTGTAGTACTTTAATGATCTAAAAAACATTCTTGCTATATTAAAaggaaataacaaaataatggtaaaaagaataaaataaagttatgGAAAGATATACACAGGCAATTAATACATAAATTTTGTATAGAGGAGTTTACTTAAAATTCGACAAACTTtctgaaaaaagaaaatccatAAACTTTATCTATAAGTCAGTAGTCAATTCCAAAATTCATAAATTGATTAAACGATTAACATTGCATCACTATTTTTATCTATTCTATCAAATAAATCTTTCCTCAAGTAGATGATGATCCCATCAATTTTCTTTCATAGTATctctctttcaaaatttgaaaattcaaattcaatttgtaTACATTTAAAATAAGTCAATCTAATAATAATGTCGTAATATTAAACAACCAAACATGTAATTAAGATTAATTAGAAATGATACTAATTGTGTTGTCTTGATTTTTGTGTAATTAATCTAATTGTCTTTTATCACGTGAGTTTtcgttttaaattaataaagatgaATACAGATCAAAATGTACTaaagtaaaataatatatatatatattattattattattaggacAGCATGCAAGAAAATTGGTTAGACTACATAATTTACCTATATGGTAATGGGTGgagaaaaagaggaaatttCTTGTGAATAGTGATTCCATGCACTTCACTCATATCCAACACTTCTCCCTTCATATCCTGAGGCAACTTCCAATCAAACCAATACAAAAGACTGGCCAACACACATTCCAAAGATGCAAGCCCAAATGCCAATCCAGGGCATTTCCTTCTTCCACTTCCAAATGGAATCAACTCAAAATCTAACCCTTTGAAATCAACTGATTTCTTTTCATTCATGAATCTCTCTGGGATGAACTCGTTTGGGCTTTCCCAGATTTCGGGGTCTCTTTGTATTGCCCAGACATTCACAAACACACTTGTTCCTGATTCCACATGGTACCCTTCGATGTCTACCATGTCTAATGTTTCTCTAGGCACAAGAAGAGGAACTGGTGGGTGGAGTCTCAGAGATTCTTTTATCACACATTTCATGTATTCCATTTTTCTAATGtcatttgtttcaatttttgccttgttTTTTCCAACTATTGTTCTTATTTCTTCTTGGACTTTCTTCATGGTGTTTGGGCTTCTTATCAACTCTGCCATTGTCCATTCTAATGTTGTTGCTGTTGTGTCACTCCCACCTGCGAACATGTCCTACCattgaaacataaaaatgtaTTCGATCAGAAAGTATTCGAGAAAGCTACTACAATGGTTGACAGTTTTacacatttaaatatatatgtgacaatttttaaatattaaataaatgtgTGGGCGGCACAAATTAGATAGGTGCACaaaatcataatatataaataatatcaatatattaaagattaataaaaatatttttaaataaataaaaacaaagcactttttttattttatttcctctgAACAACTAACaactatttttttctcaagaTCTTTATGGAGTATACgatagatttttaaatatatgtttcATAATTATTAAATGATGCGTTatcattgaataattttttatgtttatatacATATGTCAGGGGctagaataataaaataatacctATATCTCCTATCCATGAGTAGGAACCTCATACTCCttaattgctttttttttttttctttttttttcttttttaccatTAAGAGAAGAGAAATgcaaaaaaggaaggaaaaaaaattaagagatgTTACaatgtttattaaatttatgagCTACTTCTAAATGAAATTCTATCTTTatctaattaatatttattctaaaattaaggGTGAGGTGGAAAAATCATCTCCATTCTTTTTCAAGGGGAGAGTGGAGATAATGGATGCATTCTCCCccttataaataatatattttaaaactaatctaattatttataaacaaaaatggtaagtattctaaaatttaataaatatcaataagTACAAAGTTTTttccaaaacaaaatatatattaaaattttagtatGGATAATAGATATCATactttcttaatttttaaaaaataatttaactttaattttcaaTAGAGATTTTTAGACTTAAAAAGTATTCAAACTAACTGTATACtggaatatataaaaaataatgataataaaaatatgttatttaGAAAGCTATATCAAAACAATTACAAAGACACACCACCTATAAATTAGACACTCAATAATTATTAAGAACCATCTATGCATCTACGATAATTCATCTTTTTTAGTTCGATTAGTTCTCTAATCATGGTTTATCACACCgcaaattcttttttattatttttttattgaagtaGATTGTAAAAAGATATATAAATGCAGCGGATATATAcctatatattaataattaaaaagtaataaattcgagagagagagaaacctgTATTATGCCCTTGAGGTTATCCCTAGTGAAATGATAATCAAGCATGTCATCTTGGTTATTGAGTTGCAACATAATGTCCACAAAATCCATTTTATGATCATTAGCTTCGTCACTCCTCGACTTTGTGATATGCTCTTCAATCACCATATCATAGAATTCATCCATTTTCTTAGAAACTAATTTCATTTCCCCAACCACTCCTCTAATTACATCAACCCATCCAAAAGAAGGGAAGAAATCCCCCACACAAAACACTGACAATAGCTCAATGGTCCTTCTTGACACCTCTCCATATTTACTCTTCCcattttcatcttcaaatttcttccccATAACACATCTTGACACTATATTGTTTGAGATTTGAGAGAACAATTGGCTAAGATTCAAACCCTCACCACCACCACCAACACTACAATTAGCTGCCTTATGAATTCTATTGATAAGAGTATCAATTTCTTCATCTCTAATATATTGAAATGACTCCACTCTTTTGAGGCTAAAGAGCTCGAGAACACACATTTTTTTGGCTTGTCTCCAATTCTCACCATATGGGGCAAAACCCACATCTTGGCAACCATAGAACAAGAGATTTGTGGCTCTAGTTTTGGGCCTATTGGAGAATATGAGGTCATGGGTCTTCATTACCTCTCTAGCCATTTTTGCTGAGGAAACAACTAGAGTTGGAGTTTGGCCTAGTTTTAAGAGCATGAGAGGACCATATTTTTGGGAAAGGGAAGCTAATGATTGGTGTGGTAAGGTTCCTAATTGGTGAAGGTTGCCAATGACGGGAAGTTTGGGAGGTGAAGGAGGGAAATTGGGGCTTTGTTTTTTGCTTGGCAATAACTTTAGCAAAAGgaggatgaagatgaagaaaaggCAAAAGGAAATATAGATGGGATTGGCTTGAAATGGTGGTTGAAATTGTAGCCAAAGTTGGAAATTTGAGGcttgattcatttttttttctttgttattcgaTTCTTGCAGCTATGTCTTCCTTCTAAAGTATTTATAGTCAGTCGTTTGTGATTGTTTTTGAGAGGAGTGCTTGGAAAATAATTTAGGATATGTTTGAGAGTGAtatcaattttgaaatgtttacaaattagttttgttatttacaaaattattctttaatatatttttaaaaagtcaatGTAAT encodes:
- the LOC120083876 gene encoding cytochrome P450 71A1-like, whose translation is MNQASNFQLWLQFQPPFQANPIYISFCLFFIFILLLLKLLPSKKQSPNFPPSPPKLPVIGNLHQLGTLPHQSLASLSQKYGPLMLLKLGQTPTLVVSSAKMAREVMKTHDLIFSNRPKTRATNLLFYGCQDVGFAPYGENWRQAKKMCVLELFSLKRVESFQYIRDEEIDTLINRIHKAANCSVGGGGEGLNLSQLFSQISNNIVSRCVMGKKFEDENGKSKYGEVSRRTIELLSVFCVGDFFPSFGWVDVIRGVVGEMKLVSKKMDEFYDMVIEEHITKSRSDEANDHKMDFVDIMLQLNNQDDMLDYHFTRDNLKGIIQDMFAGGSDTTATTLEWTMAELIRSPNTMKKVQEEIRTIVGKNKAKIETNDIRKMEYMKCVIKESLRLHPPVPLLVPRETLDMVDIEGYHVESGTSVFVNVWAIQRDPEIWESPNEFIPERFMNEKKSVDFKGLDFELIPFGSGRRKCPGLAFGLASLECVLASLLYWFDWKLPQDMKGEVLDMSEVHGITIHKKFPLFLHPLPYR